The Bacillota bacterium DNA segment CAAGGATAACCAGAGGGCCACCGCCAGCCGGCCCAGAGGTACTACCTCGTACATATAGACTGACCCTATTCCCAGTGGGGGCAAAGGATAAGGATCAAGAGGCAATCCGTAGCGCAAAGCTAAGGTTCCAACTTCCAACAAATTGATGACCACCCCTGTCTGTGCTACCTCCAAAGGTGAACATGGGGCCACTCCTGAAGGAAGAAGCTGCAATTTTTGCAGCCCCGGTCGTAGCTCTACGGCTGAGACTTCGCTCAGACTGGCCAAGCTGCCCCCTACATTGATATAGGCAGCGTAATCACTATTGCCGTATATCTCTAGACGCCGTTCAATATTGGCGGCTAATGAACCTGTATTAATAAGCTCCCCTTTCCGTCGCCCCACCGCAGCCAGTAGTGCTTCCTGTCCCTCCCGGGAGAACCCAGTAATAAGATCATTTCTTCCACCGGCTGAAAAGGCAATACTCTGCCGCCCTATAACTCCTGCTTGGTATAAAAGTGACTCCATGTCCAACCAAGTCAGATTAGGGTGATTAGCTCCCCAGGAAGACGACCCAAGAGAGGAAATGATTACCCCTTCCACTTCCATAGCATCAAGAGCTGTACCAAGTGCCAGATTGAGTGCTGGAAACGAACTGGATAGACCAACCGCTACCCGATCACCGGGCCGCACGCCCCCTTCCCATAGAAGGCGCACCACTAGGGCGGCCATATTAGGATTTGCGGTGGTTCGTTTCACCCACAGTGGGGCTAAGGTAGTAGTGAGAGGCGAATATTCGACTCCAATGAGCCCCGTCTCATTGTAATCTTCCCGTGCCATGGCTGGACCATGGGTATGACGGTATTCTGCCAATACCTCCATGCCTCGGGCCATAGCCTGAGCTGCCGCTAATTGCCGGTGGTGATAGGAGGTAGGGACAACTTCCTTCCCCAGCCAAGCCCAGCCAAAAGCAGCCGTGGTAACTAGAACTACCAAAGGGAGCCAAGTGAGATTCTTGCTGAAAGGGGCAAACCAGGTTTTGCCTTGGAACAGCTGCATCAATGTTAGTCTTTTCATAGAAAACCCATCCTGATACACAACTCTACAACCAGGCGGACCATGATGGCTGCCGGAAAAAGAGCCAAAAGGGTTGTTCCCACCCCTTGGGTATCCATATCCTGAGCTATAAGGCCGGGAATAACGAAACCGATGGAAGACCCCAACCCCAACCACGTAGGCCCGAAAACGGCCACTGCTGCCTTGGGCAATAGGGCCCCCACCAAAACAGCTACCAAAAATTTACGCCGCCCATAAAGGAGAATTCTTTCCTCCAGGAACCGTAACACCACCATAGTGAGGATGGCAAAGGTCAGGGTTACTAATACCCGCCTAGGCTGTAAGAGGAAAAAACCCAAGTAACCTGGTACCACCAAGCCACCGGGAGACAGTCCAAAGATTTCATGAAAGAGAATAGCGATAAGTAGACCAACAATTAAGGCAGTTTCCACACCTGGGTCCCCCCTATGGTGAAATACTCACTGAGTTTATGGCCCATACCGTCGATATTGCCAATGCCTATGATAAGGAAAGGGCCAG contains these protein-coding regions:
- the pgsW gene encoding poly-gamma-glutamate system protein, with amino-acid sequence MKRLTLMQLFQGKTWFAPFSKNLTWLPLVVLVTTAAFGWAWLGKEVVPTSYHHRQLAAAQAMARGMEVLAEYRHTHGPAMAREDYNETGLIGVEYSPLTTTLAPLWVKRTTANPNMAALVVRLLWEGGVRPGDRVAVGLSSSFPALNLALGTALDAMEVEGVIISSLGSSSWGANHPNLTWLDMESLLYQAGVIGRQSIAFSAGGRNDLITGFSREGQEALLAAVGRRKGELINTGSLAANIERRLEIYGNSDYAAYINVGGSLASLSEVSAVELRPGLQKLQLLPSGVAPCSPLEVAQTGVVINLLEVGTLALRYGLPLDPYPLPPLGIGSVYMYEVVPLGRLAVALWLSLVALLSPLIVDAFKKRSKEKQIEQIGKGSLNS
- the pgsC gene encoding poly-gamma-glutamate biosynthesis protein PgsC, which produces METALIVGLLIAILFHEIFGLSPGGLVVPGYLGFFLLQPRRVLVTLTFAILTMVVLRFLEERILLYGRRKFLVAVLVGALLPKAAVAVFGPTWLGLGSSIGFVIPGLIAQDMDTQGVGTTLLALFPAAIMVRLVVELCIRMGFL